The following proteins are encoded in a genomic region of Candidatus Methylospira mobilis:
- the lolA gene encoding outer membrane lipoprotein chaperone LolA: MKKNRVIVLAGILGLLTHAALAADNKQPDNKGQAHKSDTSTHAASAAAKKPADHKAQPQMHDAPRQASSAGQTPVDRLHAFLARAGSLQADFSQIVINEKGDEGMKSSGVFYLQRPGKFRWDYQTPYRQQIVSGGNKVWFYDEDLAQVTAKKLNSAIGSTPALLLSGNVALDKNFTIESQGLEDGVYWIKLTPRDEDNGFKQVLIGLEDDQLSGMELSDNFGQLTRIYFSHLQLGQKLNPALFEFKPPAGVDVFDDK, from the coding sequence ATGAAAAAAAACCGTGTCATCGTATTAGCCGGTATTTTGGGGCTGTTGACCCATGCGGCATTAGCCGCTGACAATAAACAGCCGGATAACAAGGGACAGGCGCACAAGAGCGATACGTCCACGCATGCGGCATCAGCCGCAGCCAAAAAACCGGCAGATCACAAAGCGCAGCCTCAAATGCACGATGCGCCCCGACAGGCGTCGTCAGCCGGTCAGACGCCGGTAGACCGCCTGCATGCGTTTCTGGCGCGTGCAGGCAGTCTGCAGGCCGACTTTTCCCAGATCGTAATCAATGAAAAAGGCGATGAAGGCATGAAGTCTTCCGGGGTGTTTTACCTGCAAAGGCCCGGTAAATTTCGCTGGGACTATCAAACCCCTTACCGGCAGCAGATCGTATCCGGCGGCAACAAGGTCTGGTTCTACGACGAGGATCTGGCGCAGGTCACCGCGAAAAAGCTCAACTCCGCGATCGGCTCCACGCCGGCGTTGCTGCTCAGCGGCAATGTCGCGCTGGATAAAAACTTCACGATAGAAAGCCAGGGGCTGGAAGACGGCGTTTACTGGATCAAGCTGACGCCCAGGGATGAAGACAACGGTTTCAAGCAGGTATTGATCGGACTGGAAGACGATCAATTATCCGGCATGGAACTTAGCGACAATTTCGGCCAGCTGACGCGCATTTATTTCTCGCATCTGCAGCTGGGGCAGAAACTGAATCCGGCTCTGTTCGAATTCAAGCCGCCGGCGGGCGTGGACGTTTTCGATGACAAATGA
- the purB gene encoding adenylosuccinate lyase, which yields MSLLSLSPVDGRYAAKVDALRPLLSEFGLMHYRVLVEVRWLIALSEEPGIPEVPAFSAEAGAFLDKIVTGFSETHAQRIKTIEATTNHDVKAVEYFLKEQIAGTPELAAVGEFIHFACTSEDINNLSYSLMLQSARDRVLLPEMAKLIEAVTSQAHAYAGQAMLSRTHGQPATPTTVGKEFANVAARLQRQLERLAAVELPGKINGAVGNYNAHAVAYPDVDWPAFAQRFVKSLGLVFNPFTTQIEPHDGLAEFFHALSRFNTVLLDFDRDVWGYISLGFFRQKTVAGEVGSSTMPHKVNPIDFENSEGNLGVANALMGHLAAKLPLSRWQRDLTDSTVLRNIGVGLAHTLIALQSTLKGLSKLQINSAALEADLDANWEVLAEPIQTVMRRHGIEKPYEKLKELTRGQRLEPEAMRRFIENLGLPPAARDSLLALTPRTYTGVAERLSKDLK from the coding sequence ATGTCCCTACTCAGTCTTTCTCCCGTCGACGGACGCTACGCCGCCAAGGTCGATGCGCTCAGGCCTCTGCTGAGCGAATTTGGTTTAATGCATTATCGGGTGCTGGTTGAAGTCCGCTGGCTGATTGCGCTGTCGGAAGAGCCGGGCATCCCCGAAGTTCCGGCATTCTCGGCGGAGGCCGGAGCGTTTCTTGACAAGATCGTCACCGGCTTTTCAGAAACGCACGCACAGCGCATCAAGACCATAGAAGCCACCACTAATCACGACGTCAAGGCCGTCGAGTATTTTCTGAAGGAACAAATCGCCGGGACGCCGGAACTGGCGGCGGTAGGCGAGTTTATCCATTTTGCCTGCACATCCGAGGACATCAACAACCTGTCGTACAGCCTGATGTTGCAATCGGCTCGCGACCGCGTGCTGCTGCCGGAAATGGCGAAGCTGATCGAAGCCGTCACCAGCCAGGCGCATGCTTATGCCGGTCAAGCGATGCTGTCGCGCACGCACGGCCAGCCCGCCACGCCGACCACGGTCGGCAAGGAGTTTGCCAACGTCGCCGCTCGCCTGCAACGGCAGCTTGAGCGTCTGGCCGCCGTGGAATTACCCGGCAAAATCAATGGTGCTGTCGGCAATTACAATGCGCACGCGGTTGCCTACCCGGATGTGGATTGGCCCGCTTTTGCGCAGCGTTTCGTGAAATCGCTCGGGCTGGTGTTCAATCCCTTTACCACCCAGATAGAACCGCACGACGGTTTGGCGGAGTTTTTTCATGCCTTGTCGCGTTTCAACACGGTGTTGCTGGATTTCGACCGAGATGTGTGGGGTTATATCTCGCTGGGCTTTTTCCGGCAAAAGACGGTGGCCGGAGAGGTCGGCTCGTCGACGATGCCGCACAAGGTCAACCCGATCGACTTCGAAAACTCGGAAGGCAATCTGGGCGTCGCCAATGCGCTGATGGGACATCTGGCGGCGAAACTGCCGCTTTCGCGCTGGCAGCGCGATTTGACCGATTCCACCGTGCTGCGCAATATCGGCGTCGGACTGGCGCATACGCTGATAGCGCTGCAGTCCACGCTGAAAGGCCTGTCGAAGCTGCAGATCAACAGCGCTGCGCTGGAGGCCGATCTCGACGCCAACTGGGAAGTGCTGGCGGAACCGATACAGACGGTGATGCGCCGCCACGGCATCGAGAAACCCTACGAAAAGCTCAAGGAGCTGACGCGCGGGCAACGTCTGGAACCGGAAGCGATGCGCCGTTTTATCGAAAACCTGGGGCTGCCGCCCGCGGCCAGGGATAGCCTGCTGGCCTTGACGCCGCGCACTTATACCGGCGTTGCCGAACGCTTGAGCAAGGATCTGAAATGA
- a CDS encoding replication-associated recombination protein A: MTNDRSAAPGIFSAEPAAPLAEALRPSVLDEVIGQRHLLGAGKPLKLAFDAGKAHSMILWGPPGVGKTTLARLMAQSFNTEFIALSAVFSGVKDIRQSMEQARLNFEEQGRSTLLFIDEIHRFNKAQQDALLPYVESGRVVFVGATTENPSFEVNAALLSRAQVYVLKPLDESDLKALFERAHQSTLAHLDFDEAALDTLIGYADGDARRFLNLLEQVEAAAEASEIDTINAAFLDNALTLNSRRFDKGGDNFYDQISALHKSVRGSHPDAALYWLTRMLDGGADPRYLARRIVRMAWEDIGLADPRAMQIANDAAATYERLGSPEGELALAQATIYLAVAAKSNAGYMAYNQASAFVKQDRSRPVPVHLRNAPTRLMKELGYGHAYRYAHDEPNAYAAGETYFPDDLDEPGWYQPVPRGLESKIADKLTQLRELDKRATGK, from the coding sequence ATGACAAATGACAGGAGCGCTGCTCCCGGTATTTTTTCCGCAGAGCCGGCGGCGCCGCTGGCCGAAGCCTTGCGTCCGTCCGTACTGGACGAGGTGATCGGCCAGCGTCATCTGCTCGGCGCGGGCAAGCCGCTGAAACTGGCTTTCGATGCCGGCAAAGCGCACTCGATGATACTGTGGGGGCCGCCCGGAGTTGGGAAAACCACGCTGGCGCGCTTGATGGCGCAAAGCTTCAATACCGAGTTTATCGCGCTTTCGGCGGTTTTTTCCGGCGTCAAGGATATCCGCCAGTCCATGGAGCAGGCCAGACTGAACTTCGAGGAACAGGGCCGCTCCACGCTGCTGTTTATCGACGAGATACATCGTTTCAACAAAGCGCAGCAGGATGCGCTGCTGCCCTACGTGGAATCCGGGCGCGTGGTGTTTGTCGGCGCCACCACGGAAAATCCGTCGTTCGAAGTCAACGCGGCGCTGTTGTCGCGCGCCCAGGTTTATGTGCTGAAGCCGCTGGACGAATCCGATCTTAAAGCGCTGTTCGAACGCGCGCATCAATCCACGCTGGCGCACCTTGATTTTGACGAGGCGGCGCTCGACACGCTGATCGGCTATGCCGACGGCGACGCCAGACGCTTTTTAAATCTGCTGGAACAGGTGGAGGCCGCAGCCGAGGCCAGCGAAATCGACACCATCAATGCCGCCTTTCTCGACAATGCGCTGACCTTGAACAGCCGCCGCTTCGACAAGGGCGGCGATAATTTCTACGACCAGATTTCCGCTCTGCACAAATCGGTGCGCGGTTCGCACCCCGATGCCGCGCTATACTGGCTGACGCGCATGCTCGACGGCGGCGCCGATCCGCGCTACCTGGCGCGCCGCATCGTGCGCATGGCATGGGAAGATATCGGTTTGGCGGACCCCAGGGCGATGCAGATCGCCAACGACGCGGCGGCAACCTACGAGCGCCTGGGTTCTCCCGAAGGCGAACTGGCGCTGGCGCAGGCGACTATTTATCTGGCGGTGGCGGCGAAAAGCAATGCCGGTTACATGGCCTACAATCAGGCCTCGGCCTTCGTGAAACAGGATCGCTCGCGTCCGGTGCCGGTACATCTTCGAAATGCGCCCACGCGCTTGATGAAGGAATTGGGCTACGGGCACGCTTACCGTTATGCGCACGACGAGCCGAACGCCTATGCCGCGGGAGAAACCTATTTTCCGGACGACCTGGACGAACCCGGCTGGTATCAGCCCGTACCGCGCGGGCTGGAAAGCAAAATCGCCGACAAGCTGACGCAGTTGCGCGAGCTCGATAAACGCGCAACCGGTAAATAG
- a CDS encoding type III pantothenate kinase yields MTADRILLLDAGNSRIKWGFAREGQQIEAGKAIPARLPFSHALLDRHWGELARPSAVALASVAARRIDDAVIAWVAERWRLEVRRISACKQMSGVINGYEDPSALGVDRWLGLLAAHRLSPASPACVADCGTAITLDWLDADGKHRGGVIAPGLNMMRTALAQGADRLSMAHHGSHQGPGKTTADAIAAGVSGAAIGLIEHFMQQYGRDCALFLTGGDAPHIAAGLNLPHRLEPNLVLMGLSIAVSDAT; encoded by the coding sequence ATGACGGCTGACCGGATACTGTTACTGGATGCGGGCAACAGCCGCATCAAATGGGGCTTTGCGCGGGAAGGGCAACAGATAGAAGCCGGCAAAGCAATACCCGCCCGATTGCCGTTCTCGCACGCACTGCTGGATCGTCATTGGGGCGAGCTGGCGCGTCCGTCGGCAGTCGCGCTGGCCAGTGTAGCCGCGAGACGGATAGATGACGCCGTCATCGCCTGGGTAGCGGAGCGCTGGCGGCTCGAAGTGCGCAGGATTAGCGCGTGCAAACAAATGTCGGGCGTTATCAACGGCTATGAAGACCCTTCCGCATTGGGCGTCGACCGCTGGCTGGGCCTGCTTGCGGCGCACCGTCTGTCACCGGCAAGTCCGGCATGCGTGGCCGATTGCGGAACCGCGATTACGCTGGATTGGCTGGATGCGGACGGAAAGCATCGAGGCGGAGTCATCGCACCCGGTCTGAACATGATGAGGACGGCGCTGGCCCAGGGCGCCGACAGACTGTCGATGGCGCATCATGGCAGCCATCAAGGGCCGGGCAAAACCACTGCCGACGCGATAGCCGCGGGGGTATCGGGAGCCGCTATAGGACTGATCGAGCATTTCATGCAACAATACGGACGTGACTGCGCGCTGTTTCTGACCGGAGGCGATGCGCCGCATATCGCTGCCGGATTGAACCTCCCGCATCGTCTGGAACCGAATCTGGTGTTGATGGGATTGTCGATAGCCGTATCGGATGCGACATGA
- a CDS encoding biotin--[acetyl-CoA-carboxylase] ligase — protein sequence MKSGASFCFNANHKTLLRHLGDGRFHSGEQLAKTMAVTRSAIWALAHDLRALGLEINALPRKGYRLAHRFDLLDADQVRAALQADALTLLSAIECHDALDSTNTYLAASARAGAATGTVATAEFQRAGRGRMGRSWLSSPGGSLCFSVLWHFADHAALSGLSLAVGVAIIRALRGLGVTDAGLKWPNDIIWRRRKLGGILLDVSGEVHGRQACVIGIGLNLQMAQAQGHEIDQPWADLAEITGGAQPDRNRLLAAALNELLPLLCGYGVSGLQGLRDEWQAYHHYHGETVQLYQGDRSISGRVAGISADGLLILDCGADGQRHFASGEVSLRMNGQHDG from the coding sequence ATGAAATCCGGCGCCTCTTTTTGTTTTAACGCCAACCATAAAACCCTGTTGCGGCATCTCGGCGACGGCCGATTCCATTCCGGCGAACAGCTGGCGAAAACCATGGCGGTTACGCGCTCCGCGATCTGGGCGCTGGCGCACGACCTGCGGGCGCTGGGGCTTGAAATCAACGCGCTTCCGCGCAAAGGCTACCGTTTGGCGCATCGCTTCGATTTGCTGGATGCGGACCAGGTTCGGGCGGCGCTGCAAGCGGATGCCCTTACGCTGCTATCGGCTATCGAGTGTCACGACGCGCTCGATTCCACCAATACCTATCTCGCGGCAAGCGCGCGCGCGGGAGCGGCGACGGGTACCGTCGCGACGGCGGAATTTCAGCGCGCCGGGCGGGGACGCATGGGGCGCTCGTGGCTGTCTTCGCCGGGCGGCAGTCTCTGTTTTTCCGTGCTGTGGCATTTTGCCGATCATGCCGCGCTAAGCGGTCTGAGTCTGGCGGTGGGCGTCGCCATTATCCGCGCATTGCGCGGATTAGGGGTGACGGATGCGGGACTCAAATGGCCGAACGACATTATCTGGCGGCGGCGCAAGCTGGGCGGCATCCTGCTGGATGTATCCGGCGAAGTGCATGGGCGGCAGGCGTGCGTAATCGGTATCGGTCTGAACTTGCAAATGGCGCAGGCACAAGGACATGAAATCGATCAACCCTGGGCGGATCTGGCCGAAATCACCGGCGGCGCTCAGCCGGATAGAAACCGTTTGCTCGCGGCGGCGCTGAATGAATTATTGCCGCTGCTGTGCGGGTACGGCGTATCCGGATTGCAGGGGTTGCGCGACGAATGGCAGGCGTACCACCATTACCACGGAGAAACCGTGCAGCTTTATCAGGGCGACCGCTCCATTTCCGGGCGAGTCGCCGGGATTTCAGCAGACGGTTTGCTGATTCTCGACTGCGGGGCGGACGGGCAGCGACACTTCGCCTCCGGCGAAGTGTCGCTGCGCATGAATGGACAACATGACGGCTGA
- a CDS encoding methyl-accepting chemotaxis protein — protein sequence MRFSDLSIKKQLQLAIGLLLVLLISVGALAVYLLNDINSHVADLAGRRFQQFENINNLLISLGNNSKCVRSALLLKDETQIAKQYNDIAESQKIIANATAELDKSLYTDGGRQLFNNLTATQTNYTAALEHFIALAKNPAKKEDALQYLAVDFRAIQHEYEKSAGALKQHITDHVKQSIEDTDASISVNSYVISTLSVLGSIVGAFVGIMILRLLFQRLGGDPYHATEITRQIANGNLSTTIELKPGDNSSLLASIKTVQEKLQVIFDIRNYVGQAVRGDFTQQIDLSGKYGFELEISESLNLLNAGLLDKIGGNPDEAVMAASRIAAGDLESHVPVRADDNGSILAEMSAMRNNLQMIIDDVRKVVEATVIGDFSSRIDETGRQGYAKTLAELLNRLCRTADEGLSDVARLADALAQGDLTQRIDKHYPGLFGKTANSINSTRDNLSSMISDVNDSVNTIHNSAVEIATGNLDLSQRTEQHAASLEQTASSMEQLASTVKQNADNARLANQLAMETSAVALKGGAVVGEVVSTMNSIQASSNKVVDIIGVIDSLAFQTNILALNAAVEAARAGEQGRGFAVVASEVRSLAQRSAEAAKEIKQLISDSVEKVESGHRQVEDAGHTMNEIVTSVRRVTDIMSEISAASAEQSSGIDQINLAISQMDAVTQQNAALVEEAAGAAETLEHQARNLRNLVSVFQLK from the coding sequence ATGCGTTTTTCGGATCTGTCGATTAAAAAGCAGCTGCAGCTGGCCATAGGATTGTTACTGGTTTTACTGATCAGTGTCGGAGCCCTTGCTGTGTATTTACTGAACGACATCAACAGTCATGTTGCCGATCTGGCGGGACGCAGATTCCAGCAGTTCGAGAATATAAACAACCTGTTGATAAGTCTGGGAAACAACTCAAAATGCGTGCGTAGCGCCTTGCTGCTGAAGGATGAAACGCAGATCGCAAAGCAATATAACGATATTGCCGAATCACAGAAAATTATCGCGAACGCCACAGCCGAGCTGGACAAGTCGCTGTATACCGACGGTGGACGGCAGCTTTTCAATAATTTGACGGCAACTCAAACAAACTACACCGCGGCGCTGGAACACTTTATCGCCCTGGCAAAAAATCCGGCTAAAAAAGAGGACGCGCTGCAGTATCTGGCCGTGGATTTTCGCGCCATACAGCACGAATACGAGAAAAGCGCCGGAGCGCTCAAGCAGCATATCACTGATCACGTCAAACAAAGCATAGAGGATACCGACGCCTCTATTTCTGTAAACTCTTATGTTATCAGCACGCTGTCCGTGCTCGGATCGATAGTCGGTGCCTTCGTCGGCATCATGATTCTCCGCCTGCTGTTTCAACGGCTGGGGGGCGACCCTTATCATGCGACGGAAATTACCCGGCAAATCGCCAACGGCAACTTATCGACCACGATCGAATTAAAACCCGGAGACAACAGCAGCCTGCTCGCTTCGATAAAAACGGTGCAGGAAAAGCTCCAGGTCATATTCGACATACGCAACTATGTCGGGCAGGCGGTGCGGGGCGACTTCACGCAACAAATCGATTTGTCCGGAAAATACGGTTTCGAGCTGGAAATCAGCGAGTCGCTTAACCTGCTCAATGCCGGCCTGCTGGATAAAATCGGCGGCAATCCCGACGAAGCGGTGATGGCCGCATCGCGTATCGCCGCCGGCGACCTGGAATCGCATGTCCCGGTTCGCGCCGACGACAACGGCAGTATCCTGGCCGAAATGTCGGCGATGCGGAATAATTTGCAAATGATAATCGATGATGTGCGCAAAGTCGTAGAGGCCACGGTAATCGGCGACTTCAGCTCCCGCATTGATGAAACCGGCAGGCAAGGCTACGCCAAAACGCTGGCGGAGCTGTTGAATCGGCTGTGCCGGACCGCCGACGAAGGATTGAGCGATGTCGCGCGTCTTGCAGACGCGCTGGCGCAAGGCGATCTGACGCAACGCATCGACAAACACTATCCGGGGTTGTTCGGCAAAACCGCCAACAGCATCAACTCAACCCGCGATAACTTATCATCAATGATAAGCGATGTGAACGACTCCGTTAACACTATACACAATTCCGCCGTGGAAATTGCCACCGGCAACCTGGACTTGTCGCAACGCACCGAGCAGCACGCGGCCAGTCTGGAGCAGACCGCATCCAGCATGGAACAGCTGGCCTCGACTGTAAAGCAAAACGCCGACAATGCCAGACTGGCCAATCAGCTGGCGATGGAGACTTCCGCCGTTGCGCTCAAAGGCGGAGCAGTGGTGGGCGAAGTCGTAAGCACCATGAACTCGATCCAGGCAAGCTCGAACAAGGTGGTCGACATCATCGGCGTAATAGATAGTCTGGCGTTCCAGACCAATATATTGGCCTTGAACGCCGCAGTGGAAGCCGCACGCGCCGGCGAGCAAGGGCGCGGCTTTGCCGTAGTCGCCAGCGAAGTGCGCAGCCTCGCCCAGCGTTCCGCGGAAGCGGCGAAGGAAATCAAGCAGCTGATATCCGATTCGGTTGAAAAAGTGGAGAGCGGTCACCGGCAGGTGGAAGATGCCGGGCATACCATGAATGAAATCGTGACTTCGGTGCGCAGGGTTACCGATATCATGTCTGAAATTTCCGCAGCTTCCGCAGAGCAAAGCTCCGGTATCGACCAGATCAATCTGGCAATTTCGCAGATGGACGCGGTAACCCAGCAAAATGCGGCGCTGGTCGAAGAAGCCGCCGGAGCGGCCGAAACGCTGGAACATCAGGCGCGCAACTTGCGCAATCTGGTTTCCGTTTTCCAATTGAAATAA